GAGCATCAATCAGGTGGGCCTTGTTGCCAATTGGGAGTGGGGGAATGACACAGGAACACTCTTCGAGAACTTCAACGCCCGAGACAAATCATGACCTGCCAACGAATCATGCTGAGGATTCTCCGTTCCGGGTGTCTGGGCTCGGTCGGAGATCGCCTGATGCATCGCCGGGCGTGGACGATCGAGTCCGGCGAGGGAGCCGGCCTCAGGTTCCGGGTTTCCCACAATCCCGAGTTCATTTCCGGGACGAGCGAGCTGCCGATTCAACGGGCAATCGCTTCAAATCTGAAGGCAGGCGACGTCTTCTACGACGTCGGCGCCAACCTGGGATTCTTCTCCGCAATTGCAGCACGGCGGATTGGTCCGACCGGAAGAACCTATGCCTTCGAGCCGGTCCCGGAGAACGCCGGCTACGTGCGTGAAAATGCCCGAATCAACGGCTTCACCAACCTCGAGACTTTCGAACTTGCCGTCGGTGCAGAGCCAGGATTCGCCGATTTCTTTCTCGCGAAGTGGCAGGGCGGCTCATCCCTGTTGGAGGATTCCGTACCCGCAACTGAAATGGCCGGAAAATGCAGAGTCGAAGTCGTTACACTTGATCGGTTCGCTCTCGCTCACGGACTTCGGCCGCCGAACTTCGTCAAGATCGATGTTGAAGGCGCGGAGCACCAGGCGATCGAAGGGATGCGGACCATTCTGAAGGAATTCAAGCCGATCCTGCTCTACGAGGTCGACGACGCTAGTCCGGACGGACTTCAACGACGGTGGGACGATCTGGACGCCCTGGTCCAGAGTCAAGGGTATCAAATCAAAAGGATTACGGGTTCCTATCCCAACACGAACTGGTTTGTGGGCCATTCTCTTGCGCTGCCTTGAGCGGCCTGACGCAGGCGGCCGACATCTGCCCCCTGTCTCCATCTCCCTAAACCTGGAGGCTCTCTGATCGTTCACCAAGCGACAGCCGTGGCGAAGTCGTATGGGGCACCACCCATGGCGAACTCAATGCGGGCCGCCCGCCAGATTCCTCATCTAGAAACATGAATCACGCCCCTCCACCCGGACACCCACGAACCAATTCGCTGTTCCAGCTGCTGTCTGAATTGGTCTGCCCCTATTGTGGGAATCGTTTCGAGATTTCCCATGACCGCACTGTGTCGAACCCACAGAGCGAATCGGACCCGCCTGGTTCCGGAATCCTAAACTGTGAGTGCTACGAGTATCCGATCGTCGATGGCATTCCAATCATCCAGCAGATCGACGGCCTCTCTTCCGTCACAAGTCTGGTCAAAGAGGGTAACGCCACCCAAGCATTGCTCCAGGCATTGAACCTGTTCCGAATTACATGGGCTCAGAGATCGCGCTGGCACCAGGTTCACTACCACCTGAACTGCCGGAGGCTGATCTCCGATAAGCGCATGGCATTCACCACCGCCGCCCAACTGGCGAGGCGCCCCAAGGTATTCGCAGACTATCTCGTCCATCGTTACGCAAATACGAGTTTCCTATCCGCCATCGGCCCCCTTCTGCTGATTCGATCGCTCGTGAACATTGGACAATCGGACGACGGCATGCCCCCTCGGGTCCTCGACGTTGGATGCGGTGCGGGGCACGCCACTTTCCTGATGAGCCTTCTCTACCCAGAAACGTCGATTGTCTCGGCGGATCAGGATTTTGTGAACGTTTATCTGGCACGGCGCTTTCTTGCGCCGGAGGCCATCCACCTTTGCATTGATGCGGAGGTGCCGGTTCCTTTCCCCGACAATTCCTTCGATGCCGTATTCTGCCTTGATGCCTTTCATTATCTTCGGTCGAAGAAAGCCATCGTAACTGAACTGACCCGGATACTTAAGGCGTCGGGAGCCTGGGTCTTCCCGCACCTTCACAACAAACTCCAACCCAACTTCACCGCTGGAATACCTCTCTCGCCCGAAGGCTATCTGAAGTGTTTTGAAGCGGCCAACCCAAAGCTATTCGATGAGGCAGCCGTCCTGAGGTCCCTGAGTGCAGGCAGGCCACCCGATTGGCAGACGGGCTCCGATCCGCGGGATTTGACCGGATGTCCGAATCTCACCATGATAGGCGGGCTGCGGGGCGATGCTGAGATCAATTCCAGTTCTCTTGCCGCACTCAACCCGATCAGCCAGTACCTCCAGATCAATCCGATCTTCAAGGTCCATCGAACCAGATCTGCTTTTAGGGCCTCCTTCGAGTGGCCAAACAAGGTAATGGCCTCTGAATGCGCCGCGGTTGAGGAGTTCATTCCGTCGGAAGTCGAACTGACCCCAGACAGCCTCGGCAAATTGCAGAGAGGCAACTGGGATTGGGAGGATCCTGAAGTCCGGGGACTCATCACCCGGTTTGTCGCCGTGCCGTTGCCGTCCCGATATACGCCGCACACAGTCCCCGCCGGCAACGACGGCGGATGATAGCTGATTGGCGGGTCCCAGTCCCACTCGCGCAAATCTCCGCCGGCTCATCGGCAACCCGCCCCATCTACCCCGAGCCTCCGGTATGAACCAGACTGGATCCACCGACTTAACTGCTGTGATAAGGAAATCCCCTAAATTTCTGCGGGAAACCCCTAAGCGAACCTCATGCTGGCCCACACTCATGCCGAGTTGACCGTCGCGGCTCCTCGGTCCAGTCTCCCTTGGACCTGAGAACGAAATTTCTGGGTCTTGAGAAACCAAGCCCAACACCACAATCTCCTATGTTTTCCAAATTCTCCCGCAAGACGTCACATCTCCCGCTTTCTCCGGTCTGGTTGGCCCTCGGCCTTCTGGTCGCACCGAATCCTGCCTCAGCATGGACGGTATCGGTCAACAAGCAGAAGGAAATCTGGATTTCTTCGGATCCAACCGGACCCGGCGGAACAGGTAGCTACACAGATCCCTTCAGGGTTTCGGACGCGACTGACTTCGATACACTGATGGCTGACGCTCTTGCCTCAGGCATCAAGACCATCCAACTGGCTCCAGGAACCTACCAAACCCAAGGATACATCGATTCCTCTATCGGATCCAAATGGACCTTGGGTCCCGGAACCCGGCTTATCGGGTCGGGCGTCGCCAATACAACTCTGATCCGCGATCGCACGGTCTTCAATGAAACTGGTGGAGATGCGGAGGCGTCCATGATCAGGGCTTTCGGTGACCATGTCACTGTCGCAGATTTGACTATCGACTGCAATTCGCTGCCGGCGGATGCCCGCAACGTTCACGCCGTCCAATTCAACGGGAACTACTGCACTGCCCGCAATCTCACCGCCCTGCGGGCGATTGGTCAATATGTCAGCGAAGGCGATTCCCACGAGAGTCTGGTCTTCGCCGCTCTTGGCGACGAAGACACAATCGGCAACGTGTTTGAGTTCTGCGTTGTTCGTGACGTGGTCACCCCGACCCGCGAAGGTTCGAGTCTCTTTCTCAGTGCGTTCTACGCACAGGGATCCGCCACGTTCAGAGAATGTAGTGCCTTCCTTCCGGTCGACGCCGGAGTGGGCTTCAATACGGAATCCGCCGAACGTCACCTTCTCGACAGAAGCTTTGTCGAAGGAGGGCTCCTGCCGGTCTTTGGTGAAACCGGCCAATACCAGAACCTGATCATTCTGCCGAGTGACCTTCCGAACAGCCCACCGAGTATTGCGATCTCCAGCCCGGCTCCTGGAGCCCTGTTCATTACGCCCAACCCGATTACGATCTCAACCAATGCGTCTGATGCCGACGGGATCGTTACAAGTGTCGCATTTTATGCCGGTTCGACTCTCCTGCACACGGACACCACCAGTCCGTTCAGCTTCTCCTGGATCAATCCCCCGATAGGCGATCATGATCTTCAGGCTGTCGCGACCGACAACCAAGGAGCAAGCAACACCTCAACCCTTGTTCCGGTTTCCGTTCAGAATACGCCTCCGGCAGTCAGCATCTCCAGTCCCTCAGCCGGAGCAACCTTCCCGGAACCCGCAACGATTGCCATACAAGCCAATGCCTCCGACGGCAACGGGACTATTGCTAGTGTCGCGTTTTTCCAAGGGTCAACCCTCCTGGGAACCGATACCTCCGCCCCCTATGAATTCGACTGGACAGGAATGGCTCTTGGAGACTACAGCCTGAGTGCGGTCGCGACAGACAACCTCGGGGCCTCAACTACCTCACCAGCGATCCAGGTCTCTGTCGTCAATTCCCTGCCCACGGTGAGCATCACGAGTCCGTCCTCGGGAACGGAATTCGCCGCACCGGCGTCAATCGTCATCAACTCCACTGCCTCAGATGCAAACGGCTCGGTTGTCCGCGTTGACTTCTATTCCGGCGTCACCCTGATCGGCAGCGATCTGTCCAGCCCATTCAGCTTCACCTGGAACGGTGTCACCGCCGGGACCTACTCAATCTCGGCAACAGCCACGGACAATCTGGGAGCCACCAGTTCCTCCATACCCGTCAACATCAACGTTGTGACTTCGGGTGGCTACTCTCCGATAGGCGATTCACGTGTCATCTTCTGGCTCGACTCATCCGACTCAACCGGACTCTTCCAGAACGAGGCAGGGACTCAGCCAGTGACGACAAATGGCCAGTTTGTTGGGCGATGGAACGACAAGAGCCAGAACTCGTGGCATGTGAGCATTACGGGAGGGGGTGACAGCAATCGACCGATCTTCTCGACAAACCAACAGAACGGAAAGCCCTCCATCCGCTTTGACGGGTCTGGGGATTTCCTTCGCTCGACATCCGCTCGTCTGAATGGCAATAACTACACAGTCTTCGTTGTTGCACGAAGAGTTTCGGAAAAGTGGCTCGAGGCCATTCTGAGTATCCACGATTTCGAGAACCACGATTGGAACAATCCACATTCCCTGGTCGTTGGTCAGACCGCCGACAGCGGAGATGTCTACGATGTCAGGGACGATATCGTCTTCAGCACTCGCCCGCACCCGGGAAGCGGGGTCACCTTCACCTACGGCACAAGATTTGACGGATCCACGATCATGAGCTTCATCAATGGAGTTCCGGGCATCCCCGGTCCCTCAACCGGGAATCTGAGTGCCGAGCGCATCGTGCTGGGTGGGCGCGGCGAACCACGCTGGCCGGGCAACAACTACGAATACTTCGAGGTGCTGATCTTCGACGAGGCTCTCGACGATTCTGAGAGGCAGTCGGTCGAAGCCTACCTCAACCAAAAGTACGTGATCTATTAGGTTGCTTGGCAGGGATCGGGATCGCCCGGGAACCTTTCAGGGCGATCCATGTGGAGTTGTTCTCTGCCGGGAATTGGTGC
This sequence is a window from Opitutaceae bacterium. Protein-coding genes within it:
- a CDS encoding FkbM family methyltransferase — translated: MTCQRIMLRILRSGCLGSVGDRLMHRRAWTIESGEGAGLRFRVSHNPEFISGTSELPIQRAIASNLKAGDVFYDVGANLGFFSAIAARRIGPTGRTYAFEPVPENAGYVRENARINGFTNLETFELAVGAEPGFADFFLAKWQGGSSLLEDSVPATEMAGKCRVEVVTLDRFALAHGLRPPNFVKIDVEGAEHQAIEGMRTILKEFKPILLYEVDDASPDGLQRRWDDLDALVQSQGYQIKRITGSYPNTNWFVGHSLALP
- a CDS encoding class I SAM-dependent methyltransferase: MAFTTAAQLARRPKVFADYLVHRYANTSFLSAIGPLLLIRSLVNIGQSDDGMPPRVLDVGCGAGHATFLMSLLYPETSIVSADQDFVNVYLARRFLAPEAIHLCIDAEVPVPFPDNSFDAVFCLDAFHYLRSKKAIVTELTRILKASGAWVFPHLHNKLQPNFTAGIPLSPEGYLKCFEAANPKLFDEAAVLRSLSAGRPPDWQTGSDPRDLTGCPNLTMIGGLRGDAEINSSSLAALNPISQYLQINPIFKVHRTRSAFRASFEWPNKVMASECAAVEEFIPSEVELTPDSLGKLQRGNWDWEDPEVRGLITRFVAVPLPSRYTPHTVPAGNDGG
- a CDS encoding Ig-like domain-containing protein; the encoded protein is MADALASGIKTIQLAPGTYQTQGYIDSSIGSKWTLGPGTRLIGSGVANTTLIRDRTVFNETGGDAEASMIRAFGDHVTVADLTIDCNSLPADARNVHAVQFNGNYCTARNLTALRAIGQYVSEGDSHESLVFAALGDEDTIGNVFEFCVVRDVVTPTREGSSLFLSAFYAQGSATFRECSAFLPVDAGVGFNTESAERHLLDRSFVEGGLLPVFGETGQYQNLIILPSDLPNSPPSIAISSPAPGALFITPNPITISTNASDADGIVTSVAFYAGSTLLHTDTTSPFSFSWINPPIGDHDLQAVATDNQGASNTSTLVPVSVQNTPPAVSISSPSAGATFPEPATIAIQANASDGNGTIASVAFFQGSTLLGTDTSAPYEFDWTGMALGDYSLSAVATDNLGASTTSPAIQVSVVNSLPTVSITSPSSGTEFAAPASIVINSTASDANGSVVRVDFYSGVTLIGSDLSSPFSFTWNGVTAGTYSISATATDNLGATSSSIPVNINVVTSGGYSPIGDSRVIFWLDSSDSTGLFQNEAGTQPVTTNGQFVGRWNDKSQNSWHVSITGGGDSNRPIFSTNQQNGKPSIRFDGSGDFLRSTSARLNGNNYTVFVVARRVSEKWLEAILSIHDFENHDWNNPHSLVVGQTADSGDVYDVRDDIVFSTRPHPGSGVTFTYGTRFDGSTIMSFINGVPGIPGPSTGNLSAERIVLGGRGEPRWPGNNYEYFEVLIFDEALDDSERQSVEAYLNQKYVIY